The sequence CACCTGCACCAGCTGGCCCGGATGCACCGCGAGCTGGGTCTTCTCCGGCGTGAAGCTCCACGGCAGTTCGCTGCGGATGTTCGCATCGAACTGCACCGTCACCGTGCGCGCCTGGTCGACCTGGGTGTTCTTCACCTCGGCCGGTTTGATCAGGTCGTTGATGCCGCTGACCTGGCAGAACTTCTGATAGAAGGGCACCAGCGCGAAGCCGAAGCCGAACATGCCGACCGCGATGACCAGCAGCTTGCCCAGCAGCCGGCGGTTGTCCGCTTGCGCGACCGCCATCTCAGTGCCCGAACAGCCAGAAGCGCGCGATGAAGCCCGCGCACAGCACGGCGGCGACGCTGGCCAGGATCAGCGCGGTACGCAGGTTCTTGTCACGCATGGCTCAATGCAGCTTCTGTTCGGCGGTGAGCTTCTCGACCAGCTCGCGGCTCGGCGGGTTTCCCAGGTGTGGAACGGCGCCGGCGACGGCACTTCCCACTCGAGCGTGTTGCCGCCCTCCCAGGGCTTCTGCGGAGCCGGGCCGGCGCCGCCCTTGATGGTCGGCAGCAGCACGCCGAACAGGAAGTAGACCTGGGCCAGGCCGAAGGCCAGCGCGCCGACCGATGCCATCGAGTTGAACTCGGTGAACTGGGTCGCGTAGTCCGGGATCCGGCGCGGCATGCCGGCCAGGCCGAGGAAGTGCATCGGGAAGAAGGTCACGTTGAAGGCGATCATCGACCACCAGAAGTGAATCTTGCCGCGGCTCTCGT is a genomic window of Chitinimonas koreensis containing:
- a CDS encoding cytochrome c oxidase assembly protein gives rise to the protein MAVAQADNRRLLGKLLVIAVGMFGFGFALVPFYQKFCQVSGINDLIKPAEVKNTQVDQARTVTVQFDANIRSELPWSFTPEKTQLAVHPGQLVQVVYDVESRSDRAIVGQAVPSYGPSRAADYFNKLECFCFKQQTFQPGEKRRMPVVFVIDPKLPADVHTITLSYSFFEVEGTAKPAPGQS
- a CDS encoding cytochrome oxidase small assembly protein; protein product: MRDKNLRTALILASVAAVLCAGFIARFWLFGH